A DNA window from Maribellus comscasis contains the following coding sequences:
- a CDS encoding tetratricopeptide repeat-containing sensor histidine kinase: MKLIFLILVCLAVIHSHAQNSRIDSLNSLLNSTTDKFEIAKINLELSKLYESIDLQKGKEFAKKAEQFNNNDSLKAEASNQLGRFYFFMADMDSAVFYFTKAKETLNNLDDDKRVAIINISLGAVQLRQGDYNGTIKTLTESAAYFEENGDKLNAAKCYSNISTALAELENFKQAIDYNERALDVFETQNLLPFQLITLPNLAAQHYKNGDTLKAIGYNLDAEELAVKIGNKRSLSIIYNNLGSIYLDTDPAKAKGYLEKTIQLKNELNLKAGIEVTLGNLGYLSMKNGDYKTAISYYKQVAKIVKGKQLVFAYNQLKECYNKLSQPANALVYSEKSQQLNDSILNAENQKIFTEIQTKYETEKKEKEIFELQTKNLEVEVKKNRNRNLLFIVLGILAATIFIVYLLLKSSTRKRIVAEQNLKIKQQEITQILKTQELNGIDAIISAQEEERSRIADDLHDNLGSKIATLKLYIEELKTSKSNGKEELIEKLKSLSDETYKEVRKIAHNKNFGALINQGLIPSIKTIAREISISEKLQIDVTNINVNKRIKNNIEIQVFRSVQELLTNIIKHAEATEAIIQFSEDDNRLNIMVEDNGKGFSLNEVKIGLGLTNIEKRIENIDGNIVVDSTPGNGTTVILNIPL; the protein is encoded by the coding sequence TTGAAACTAATTTTCCTTATACTGGTTTGCCTTGCTGTTATTCACAGCCACGCGCAAAATTCGAGAATAGATAGTTTAAATTCACTTTTAAACTCAACAACTGATAAATTTGAGATCGCAAAAATAAATCTTGAACTCTCAAAACTTTATGAGTCAATTGATCTTCAAAAAGGAAAAGAGTTTGCAAAAAAAGCAGAACAATTTAACAACAACGACTCATTAAAGGCCGAAGCCAGCAATCAACTTGGGAGGTTTTATTTTTTTATGGCGGACATGGATTCTGCTGTCTTTTATTTCACTAAAGCAAAGGAAACATTAAACAACCTGGATGATGATAAAAGAGTGGCCATCATAAATATTAGTTTAGGAGCAGTGCAGCTCCGGCAGGGCGATTACAACGGCACCATTAAAACACTCACGGAAAGTGCTGCATATTTTGAAGAAAACGGTGACAAGCTAAATGCAGCAAAATGTTACAGTAATATTTCAACTGCACTGGCCGAACTTGAAAATTTCAAACAGGCAATTGATTACAATGAACGCGCACTGGATGTGTTTGAAACACAAAACCTGTTACCTTTCCAACTGATTACACTCCCCAATCTGGCGGCACAACATTATAAAAACGGAGATACACTGAAAGCCATCGGGTACAATCTGGATGCGGAAGAACTTGCTGTAAAAATAGGAAACAAACGCTCACTATCTATTATTTACAACAATTTGGGAAGTATTTATTTAGATACGGATCCTGCAAAAGCAAAAGGTTATCTGGAAAAAACCATCCAGTTAAAAAATGAGCTCAACCTAAAAGCCGGGATTGAAGTTACGCTCGGAAACCTCGGATATTTAAGCATGAAAAATGGTGATTACAAAACTGCCATTTCCTACTACAAACAGGTAGCCAAGATTGTAAAAGGTAAACAGCTGGTATTTGCATACAACCAACTCAAAGAATGTTACAACAAACTCAGTCAACCTGCAAATGCTTTGGTATATTCTGAAAAATCACAACAATTAAACGACAGTATTTTGAATGCTGAAAACCAAAAAATTTTCACCGAAATTCAAACAAAATACGAAACAGAAAAAAAAGAAAAAGAAATATTTGAACTGCAAACCAAAAACCTGGAAGTTGAGGTCAAAAAAAACAGAAACAGAAATTTACTTTTTATCGTTCTCGGAATTTTAGCGGCTACTATCTTTATTGTCTATCTTTTGCTAAAGAGCTCAACACGAAAAAGAATTGTCGCCGAACAAAACCTAAAAATCAAACAACAGGAAATTACGCAAATTTTAAAAACCCAGGAATTAAACGGAATAGACGCGATTATTTCCGCTCAGGAGGAAGAACGCAGTCGGATAGCCGACGACTTACACGATAATCTGGGGAGCAAAATTGCAACGCTGAAATTATATATTGAAGAACTCAAAACATCGAAAAGTAACGGAAAGGAAGAGCTAATTGAAAAGTTAAAATCACTTTCCGATGAAACCTACAAGGAAGTGCGAAAAATAGCCCATAATAAAAACTTTGGAGCTTTAATCAATCAGGGATTGATTCCTTCAATAAAAACAATTGCAAGAGAAATTTCAATTTCAGAAAAACTGCAAATCGATGTAACCAACATCAATGTAAACAAACGCATAAAAAACAATATTGAGATTCAGGTGTTCAGAAGTGTTCAGGAATTGCTTACCAACATTATCAAACACGCTGAAGCTACAGAAGCAATTATTCAGTTCTCGGAAGATGATAACCGGCTAAACATTATGGTTGAAGACAACGGAAAGGGGTTCAGTTTAAACGAAGTAAAAATTGGCCTTGGCCTGACAAATATTGAAAAAAGGATTGAAAATATTGACGGTAACATTGTTGTTGATTCAACTCCGGGAAACGGAACCACAGTCATTTTAAATATTCCTTTATGA
- a CDS encoding peroxiredoxin: MEEQNVAQMPRIGDMAPDFKANTTHGPIQFSEYIKDSWTILFSHPADFTPVCTTEMSGFAVRGDEFRALNTKLIGLSIDSIHAHVAWVNNVKKNTGVLFDFPIIADIDMKVSQLYGMLQPNESETAAVRAVFFIDPTGKIRLIMYYPLNVGRNMDEIVRVLTALQTTDKHGVACPLDWKPGEKVIVPPPKTVAEMEEREKSDYEMVDFYLAKKDL; encoded by the coding sequence ATGGAAGAACAAAATGTAGCACAAATGCCAAGAATTGGTGACATGGCTCCCGATTTTAAAGCCAACACAACACATGGTCCAATTCAATTTTCAGAGTACATCAAAGATAGCTGGACGATTTTGTTTTCTCATCCTGCTGATTTTACTCCGGTATGTACTACCGAAATGAGTGGTTTTGCTGTTCGCGGCGACGAATTCAGGGCATTAAACACCAAACTTATTGGTTTAAGTATCGACAGTATTCACGCCCACGTAGCCTGGGTAAATAACGTTAAGAAAAACACAGGCGTTTTATTCGATTTCCCGATTATAGCGGATATCGACATGAAAGTGTCTCAATTGTACGGGATGCTCCAGCCAAATGAAAGTGAAACAGCAGCAGTTCGTGCCGTATTTTTTATTGACCCAACCGGAAAAATCCGTTTAATTATGTATTACCCGCTAAACGTTGGTAGAAATATGGATGAAATAGTAAGAGTACTTACTGCTCTTCAAACAACCGACAAACACGGTGTTGCGTGTCCACTTGACTGGAAACCGGGTGAAAAAGTTATTGTTCCACCGCCAAAAACAGTGGCAGAAATGGAAGAACGCGAAAAAAGTGATTATGAAATGGTTGACTTCTACCTTGCAAAAAAAGATTTGTAA
- a CDS encoding xanthine dehydrogenase family protein molybdopterin-binding subunit: MDELKDFKEYLKTHVPDVKRRAFLKWMGGGLYVFFNPGVAFNALGGDGEQRQSVPDDFNAFLRIHEDGTVTCFVGKIDMGQGAITSFPQMVADELDVEYEKVKMVLGDTDLCPWDMGTFGSMSVRILGPSVRAAAAEARGVLLQLAAEKLGVEPEELLVVRGVIFNKNNKKEKVTYPELTKGQKIARYMDKKPEVKDYSELRVMGTPKLHQDAVDKVTGKALYSGDIRKPYMVYARIVRPPSHAAKLVSADTSDAEKIEGVEIVKDGDLVAVLHKNPEIADKARELIKAEFEIEKEKDVNNANVFEYLLANAPEGNSNIDEGDLQEGRRQSTSVFENEYHDGYVAHSPMEPHTAMAYMDGDKMIVRAGTQTPFPAKSNIARVLGVEEEKVRVQPPFLGGGFGGKSSHRQAIEAARLAKITGKPVMVDWNRKEEFFYDEFRPAAIVKVNSGIDDNGKITFWDYHVYFAGDRGAETMYNVPHQKRTVYGRGWRAPGIHPFPTGAWRGPGNSTNTFGREVQVDIMAAKAGIDPVEFRLKNLTDRRAIDVLEEVAKMADWKPTKSPGGRGFGVSVGFDAGTYVAHIAQIDVNKETGEIKVNKVWCAQEMGFCVNPQGATIQMEGCINMGLGYALKETVEFEGGKVKTSNFDSYEIPRFSWIPEIQTKILDRHEPPQGGGEPAIVCMGAVIANAVYDATGARLYEMAMTPERVLQALKKV; this comes from the coding sequence ATGGATGAATTAAAAGACTTTAAAGAATATTTGAAAACACATGTTCCCGATGTAAAAAGAAGGGCATTTTTAAAATGGATGGGTGGTGGACTTTATGTTTTTTTTAACCCCGGTGTCGCTTTTAACGCTTTGGGGGGAGACGGAGAGCAGCGGCAAAGTGTACCTGATGACTTTAACGCTTTTCTTCGAATTCACGAAGATGGAACGGTCACCTGTTTTGTGGGAAAAATTGATATGGGGCAGGGAGCCATTACATCATTTCCGCAAATGGTTGCCGATGAGCTTGATGTTGAATACGAAAAGGTGAAAATGGTTTTGGGTGATACAGATTTGTGTCCCTGGGATATGGGCACTTTTGGATCGATGTCTGTGCGTATTTTAGGTCCGTCAGTAAGAGCTGCGGCTGCTGAAGCACGAGGAGTATTGCTTCAATTGGCTGCTGAAAAGTTGGGCGTTGAGCCTGAAGAACTTTTAGTTGTAAGAGGTGTGATTTTTAATAAAAATAATAAGAAAGAAAAGGTTACTTACCCGGAATTAACAAAAGGGCAGAAGATTGCCCGCTACATGGACAAAAAACCCGAAGTAAAAGACTATTCGGAATTAAGAGTGATGGGAACACCAAAACTCCATCAGGATGCGGTGGACAAAGTTACAGGTAAAGCATTGTACTCAGGAGACATTCGGAAACCCTATATGGTTTATGCACGTATAGTCCGCCCACCGTCGCATGCTGCCAAACTTGTATCTGCCGACACATCAGATGCAGAAAAGATAGAAGGCGTTGAAATTGTAAAAGATGGTGATTTAGTCGCCGTATTACACAAAAATCCGGAAATAGCGGATAAGGCAAGAGAGCTAATAAAAGCGGAGTTTGAAATTGAAAAGGAGAAAGATGTTAATAACGCTAATGTGTTTGAATACCTTCTTGCGAATGCGCCGGAAGGAAACAGTAATATTGACGAGGGCGATCTTCAGGAAGGCAGAAGGCAGTCGACTTCAGTTTTCGAAAATGAATATCACGACGGCTATGTTGCTCATTCACCCATGGAACCGCACACTGCAATGGCGTACATGGACGGCGACAAAATGATTGTTCGTGCGGGCACACAGACGCCTTTTCCGGCCAAAAGTAATATTGCCCGTGTGCTTGGTGTAGAAGAGGAAAAAGTGCGTGTACAGCCTCCTTTTTTGGGAGGAGGATTTGGAGGTAAATCTTCTCATCGGCAAGCTATAGAAGCGGCTCGTTTGGCGAAAATCACAGGAAAACCGGTTATGGTTGACTGGAACCGGAAAGAAGAATTTTTTTACGATGAATTTCGACCTGCTGCTATCGTAAAAGTGAACTCGGGGATTGACGACAACGGAAAAATAACGTTTTGGGATTATCATGTGTATTTTGCGGGAGACAGGGGAGCGGAAACCATGTACAATGTTCCGCACCAAAAACGAACGGTTTACGGACGTGGTTGGCGCGCGCCGGGAATACATCCTTTCCCAACCGGAGCCTGGCGTGGTCCGGGCAATAGTACCAATACTTTTGGACGCGAGGTTCAGGTTGATATTATGGCTGCCAAAGCAGGTATCGACCCTGTGGAGTTTCGTCTGAAAAATCTTACCGATAGGAGAGCGATTGATGTACTGGAAGAAGTGGCAAAAATGGCTGACTGGAAACCGACTAAATCTCCAGGCGGGAGAGGATTTGGTGTGTCTGTTGGTTTTGACGCCGGAACCTACGTGGCACATATCGCACAGATTGATGTAAATAAAGAGACAGGCGAGATAAAAGTAAATAAAGTCTGGTGTGCACAGGAAATGGGATTTTGTGTCAATCCACAGGGAGCAACCATTCAAATGGAAGGCTGTATAAATATGGGGCTGGGGTATGCTTTGAAGGAAACGGTTGAATTTGAAGGAGGCAAAGTAAAAACCAGCAATTTCGATTCCTATGAAATTCCTCGTTTTTCGTGGATTCCAGAGATTCAAACAAAAATTTTGGACCGACACGAACCTCCTCAGGGAGGTGGTGAGCCTGCCATTGTTTGTATGGGAGCTGTTATCGCTAATGCTGTTTATGATGCAACCGGAGCACGGCTTTACGAAATGGCAATGACACCGGAACGTGTGCTTCAAGCTCTGAAAAAAGTATAG
- a CDS encoding cation:proton antiporter gives MEEFHINILNISAVLLSAYLGGVLIRKIGYPAILGELLIGIVLGPAVFGLLEYTESIKVLAEIGIVLLMVYIGMEIDFHDLKKASWPGLLAALGGFFVPFVLGYFTVIWYGGTPMAGLFVAIAIGVTSLATKSRILIDLKLLNTRIALVMMAGALISDTLALVIFSGITNFAESSSVNLRELFLISGKIILFFGVTISVGIFLLPRLGRYLVKSTINNSTAYFTMILIVTFGYCELAELAGMHSILGAFMAGLFLKDNLFPKNITKELNKAFYDVSIGFMAPIFFVSAGFFVDPTVFKTDLLLLFIITTLAIVGKIAGTALFYLPSGNGWREGITIGTGMNGRGAVEIIIAGIGLEMGIIDKTIFSILVFMAIFTTLTVPVLLNWTSKWLRRRGELVYLEKRNGLLILGVNPVSLLMAKYVSKKMPVTLVDNNREMVALAERMNFKCIYGNALDEDIITESNPGNIDTFVGLTPNSQVNLLVGRLMHESFLIPNMYVAVATTKSGVGTDVLKKFSVSTLFAKPVRLDTWFHLIEDQKVKETYEIVNKEISCSLWVEKYADNNILPLLVETENGTLKPFHSGGQLMAGEKVIFLRSRE, from the coding sequence ATGGAAGAATTTCACATAAACATATTGAATATTTCAGCCGTTCTGCTTTCGGCTTACCTGGGGGGCGTATTGATTCGCAAAATCGGTTACCCTGCAATTCTTGGGGAACTACTCATTGGAATTGTACTCGGACCTGCGGTTTTTGGATTACTGGAATATACCGAATCGATTAAAGTTTTGGCAGAGATTGGTATTGTTCTCCTTATGGTATACATCGGGATGGAAATTGACTTCCACGACTTAAAAAAGGCATCATGGCCTGGTTTACTGGCTGCTTTGGGTGGTTTCTTTGTTCCTTTTGTTTTAGGATATTTTACTGTTATTTGGTATGGTGGTACACCCATGGCCGGACTTTTTGTAGCAATTGCAATAGGAGTAACTTCATTGGCCACCAAGAGTCGAATTCTTATCGATTTGAAACTGCTTAACACGCGGATTGCTTTGGTTATGATGGCTGGTGCTCTAATCTCCGACACACTAGCCCTGGTTATTTTTTCGGGAATTACCAATTTTGCTGAGTCAAGTTCTGTCAATCTTCGGGAACTGTTTCTCATTAGTGGAAAAATTATTTTATTCTTTGGTGTTACCATATCAGTAGGTATTTTCCTTCTCCCGCGGCTTGGACGGTACCTCGTAAAATCGACAATAAACAACAGCACCGCTTATTTTACTATGATTTTAATTGTAACCTTCGGATATTGTGAATTGGCAGAACTCGCGGGGATGCACAGTATTTTAGGGGCATTTATGGCTGGTTTATTTTTAAAAGATAACCTGTTTCCCAAAAATATTACAAAAGAACTGAATAAAGCATTTTATGATGTTTCCATTGGTTTTATGGCACCTATCTTTTTTGTCTCAGCCGGTTTTTTTGTTGATCCTACCGTATTCAAAACCGATTTACTATTGTTGTTCATAATCACAACATTAGCCATTGTAGGCAAAATAGCAGGTACAGCGCTGTTTTATTTGCCCTCGGGAAATGGTTGGCGCGAGGGAATAACCATTGGAACGGGTATGAATGGGCGTGGTGCTGTTGAAATTATTATTGCAGGTATCGGTCTTGAAATGGGCATTATCGATAAGACAATATTTTCAATTTTGGTTTTTATGGCCATTTTTACAACGCTTACAGTTCCGGTTCTGTTAAACTGGACAAGCAAATGGTTAAGAAGACGCGGTGAATTGGTTTACCTGGAAAAACGCAATGGTTTGCTTATTTTGGGTGTTAATCCGGTGAGCCTGCTTATGGCGAAATATGTGTCAAAAAAAATGCCGGTAACCTTGGTTGACAATAATCGGGAAATGGTTGCCCTTGCAGAGAGAATGAACTTTAAATGTATTTATGGTAATGCCTTAGATGAAGATATAATAACTGAATCAAATCCCGGGAATATTGACACTTTCGTCGGACTAACACCAAACAGCCAGGTAAATTTGCTGGTTGGCCGCCTTATGCATGAATCATTTTTAATACCCAATATGTATGTAGCAGTTGCAACAACAAAATCCGGAGTCGGAACCGATGTTTTGAAAAAATTTAGTGTAAGTACTTTATTTGCAAAGCCTGTTAGACTTGATACCTGGTTTCATCTGATTGAAGACCAAAAAGTGAAGGAAACATATGAAATTGTTAATAAAGAGATTTCATGTAGTCTTTGGGTTGAAAAGTATGCAGATAATAATATTCTTCCTTTGCTTGTAGAAACTGAGAACGGAACATTAAAGCCGTTTCATTCGGGTGGTCAATTAATGGCGGGCGAAAAAGTTATTTTTCTCAGGAGCAGGGAGTAG
- a CDS encoding 3-keto-disaccharide hydrolase — protein sequence MKNLFSFTLCILFAVAVFDKSYASENPTKQNSNNKTVQLFNGKNLDGWYTFLKERGKNSDPENVFTVKNGMLHISGEEWGCITTNKEYENYRILVEFKWGKTNHPPRAEKARDSGLLIHSVGKDGASGGIWMYSIECQMIEGGTGDIIVVGDGTDNFNVTSTVADEKQGNSFIFLPDGKKESISSGRINWLQRDPKWKDMLGFRGENDVEKSLGEWNQLECIADGNQMTIFLNGKLVNRATDVKPAKGKIQIQSESAELFIRKIELEPLLKNRN from the coding sequence ATGAAAAATCTATTCTCTTTTACGCTTTGTATCCTTTTTGCAGTTGCTGTTTTTGATAAAAGTTATGCATCTGAAAACCCGACAAAACAGAATTCAAATAATAAAACGGTTCAACTTTTTAACGGAAAGAATTTAGACGGCTGGTATACTTTTTTAAAAGAACGTGGCAAAAATAGTGACCCAGAAAATGTTTTTACCGTCAAGAATGGAATGCTCCATATTTCCGGAGAAGAATGGGGATGTATTACCACAAACAAAGAATATGAAAATTACCGGATACTTGTTGAATTCAAATGGGGAAAAACCAATCACCCTCCGAGGGCAGAAAAAGCCCGCGACAGTGGTCTGCTTATTCATTCAGTGGGTAAAGACGGTGCATCAGGTGGCATTTGGATGTACTCTATCGAATGTCAAATGATTGAAGGCGGAACCGGAGACATAATTGTTGTTGGCGATGGTACCGACAATTTTAATGTCACATCAACAGTAGCTGATGAAAAACAGGGGAATTCTTTTATCTTTCTACCCGACGGGAAGAAAGAAAGTATCTCTTCAGGCCGTATTAACTGGTTACAACGTGACCCTAAATGGAAGGATATGCTTGGATTCCGGGGTGAAAATGATGTTGAAAAATCTTTAGGGGAGTGGAACCAACTGGAATGTATTGCAGATGGAAATCAGATGACTATTTTTTTAAATGGAAAACTGGTTAACAGGGCAACGGATGTAAAACCGGCTAAGGGCAAAATTCAAATCCAATCGGAAAGTGCAGAATTATTTATCCGGAAGATTGAATTAGAACCTTTATTGAAAAACAGAAATTGA
- a CDS encoding response regulator transcription factor, whose amino-acid sequence MKIKVAIADDHKLFIDGIKSILSNQIDVKIVIEAANGLELVKAVEKGPLPNVIVTDIRMPVMDGIAATKILTKNYPNIPVLALTMFDQSADVFEMLEAGAKGFVTKEADKQELLAALKSLLNGKKYFSKNLPENFNSWFSSTPDENELALTRREKEILGLIAKGRTTLQMATELKLSKFTIDTHRKNIHKKLGIKSNTGLVNYALKNLDLNY is encoded by the coding sequence ATGAAAATTAAAGTAGCAATTGCAGACGATCACAAATTATTTATAGACGGTATAAAATCAATTTTATCCAACCAAATTGATGTTAAAATCGTAATTGAGGCCGCAAACGGGCTGGAACTTGTCAAAGCAGTTGAGAAAGGCCCACTACCCAATGTAATTGTAACAGATATTCGAATGCCTGTTATGGATGGAATTGCTGCAACAAAAATACTCACAAAAAATTATCCAAACATTCCGGTACTTGCGTTAACGATGTTTGACCAGAGTGCTGATGTTTTTGAAATGCTGGAAGCCGGGGCGAAAGGTTTTGTAACCAAAGAAGCGGACAAGCAAGAGCTTCTGGCGGCGTTAAAAAGTTTATTAAATGGTAAAAAATATTTTAGCAAAAACCTACCGGAAAACTTTAACTCTTGGTTTTCCAGCACTCCCGATGAAAACGAACTTGCCCTCACCCGTCGTGAAAAAGAAATCCTTGGTTTGATTGCAAAGGGAAGAACTACCTTACAAATGGCTACAGAACTAAAACTAAGCAAATTTACCATTGATACCCACCGTAAAAACATACACAAAAAGCTGGGAATAAAAAGTAATACCGGTTTAGTAAATTATGCGCTCAAAAATCTTGATTTGAATTATTAG
- a CDS encoding (2Fe-2S)-binding protein: MAEKIQFELNGKKVDLEVDTDQTLLWVIRTELGHTGTKYGCGEGYCGACTVLIDNEAVRSCATKIGEVAGKKVVTIEGLAKGKELHPVQKAFVEHDALQCGYCTPGMIMNAVGLLNQNPNPSKEDIIWGMEDNLCRCGAHNRIVDAIQTAADKMKGGS, encoded by the coding sequence ATGGCAGAAAAGATTCAATTTGAACTAAACGGAAAAAAAGTAGATTTGGAAGTAGATACTGACCAAACACTACTTTGGGTGATTAGAACAGAATTGGGCCATACCGGGACAAAATATGGTTGCGGGGAAGGTTATTGCGGTGCCTGTACAGTTTTAATCGACAATGAAGCTGTTCGGTCTTGTGCAACCAAAATTGGGGAAGTGGCCGGTAAAAAAGTGGTAACCATTGAAGGCTTGGCCAAAGGAAAAGAACTTCATCCGGTGCAGAAAGCTTTTGTGGAACACGACGCTCTCCAATGTGGCTATTGTACGCCAGGAATGATAATGAACGCAGTAGGGCTGCTGAATCAAAATCCAAACCCTTCAAAAGAAGACATCATTTGGGGAATGGAAGACAATCTGTGTCGATGTGGAGCACATAACCGGATTGTTGATGCTATTCAAACAGCCGCTGACAAGATGAAAGGCGGCAGTTAG
- a CDS encoding FAD-binding oxidoreductase yields MEYKVKIEQKKWLTHDVMQLLLKRPADFSYKEGQAIEATIDSKDYKDAWSPFTLTSLNKDEDLQLTIKVYPKHNGVTLALSKLKEGDSFLITEPWDSFENKGPGVFIAGGTGVTPFIALLRQMEVDGNIGGSTLIFSNKSEKDIFLFDEFKRMLGDNFINVLTREKNEKYLHGRINKRFLKEQFSNFNQPFYLCGPDSFADDIKFHLKELGAGDDLVNVSL; encoded by the coding sequence ATGGAGTATAAAGTAAAAATTGAACAAAAGAAATGGCTTACGCATGATGTAATGCAATTATTGTTGAAGCGGCCGGCAGATTTCAGCTACAAGGAAGGGCAGGCTATTGAAGCGACTATTGACTCCAAAGATTACAAAGATGCCTGGTCTCCTTTTACGCTTACAAGTTTAAACAAAGATGAAGATTTGCAACTTACAATAAAGGTTTATCCTAAACATAACGGAGTTACACTGGCTCTTTCAAAGTTAAAAGAAGGCGATAGTTTTCTGATTACCGAACCGTGGGATTCATTTGAAAATAAAGGTCCGGGAGTATTTATTGCCGGAGGAACAGGCGTAACTCCCTTTATTGCTTTGTTGCGACAAATGGAAGTGGATGGGAATATCGGCGGAAGTACACTGATATTTTCCAATAAATCAGAAAAAGATATTTTTCTTTTTGATGAATTTAAACGAATGCTGGGGGATAACTTTATCAATGTGCTAACCCGTGAAAAAAATGAAAAATATTTACACGGAAGAATAAATAAACGTTTTCTGAAAGAACAGTTTTCTAATTTCAACCAACCGTTTTATTTATGCGGGCCCGACAGCTTTGCAGATGATATTAAATTTCACCTTAAAGAGTTAGGAGCAGGCGATGATTTGGTGAACGTGAGTTTATAG
- a CDS encoding MBL fold metallo-hydrolase, with amino-acid sequence MKKISLLTIFTFSVLFLSAQNQENSTVTLDKISDNLYQVSGGRGANGGMYIGDNHVVIIDSKMDKTSVDGIFSAVEKLTDNPVTILINTHSDGDHINGNQFFPKEVTIIAHENCRKEFLLPQRDGSPSNWSGEEMMPFVPEITFNDKMQLHLGDKTIELYYFGIGHTTGDIVVYFPEEKTAFIGDQVFFERPQLIHSYKGGNSFEHVKTTKKLLTTIDAEKFCSGHSEIKTRADIEKHLIEITALQQKIKNMVAEGKTQEEVKSAFAENESRLVESVYNEINEM; translated from the coding sequence ATGAAAAAAATATCATTGCTAACCATTTTTACATTTTCCGTTTTATTTTTAAGTGCTCAAAATCAGGAAAATTCAACGGTAACATTAGACAAAATTTCAGATAATCTTTATCAGGTATCAGGCGGTAGAGGTGCCAACGGCGGTATGTATATTGGCGACAACCATGTGGTAATTATAGACTCAAAAATGGATAAAACTTCGGTTGATGGCATTTTTTCAGCTGTGGAAAAATTAACTGACAATCCGGTTACAATACTGATAAATACACATAGCGATGGCGACCACATAAACGGAAATCAATTTTTCCCAAAAGAAGTTACCATTATAGCACACGAAAACTGCCGGAAAGAATTTCTTTTACCACAACGTGATGGTTCACCTTCTAACTGGTCAGGCGAAGAAATGATGCCATTTGTTCCGGAAATTACGTTCAACGATAAAATGCAACTTCATTTAGGAGACAAAACTATTGAGCTTTATTACTTTGGGATTGGGCATACAACAGGAGACATTGTTGTATATTTTCCGGAAGAAAAAACGGCTTTTATTGGCGACCAGGTATTTTTTGAGCGCCCGCAACTGATTCATTCTTATAAAGGAGGAAATTCTTTTGAACACGTAAAAACTACAAAAAAGCTCCTTACTACCATTGATGCTGAAAAATTCTGCTCCGGGCATTCTGAAATTAAAACACGCGCCGATATTGAAAAACACTTGATTGAAATTACAGCCCTTCAACAAAAAATTAAAAATATGGTTGCAGAAGGAAAAACGCAGGAAGAAGTAAAATCAGCGTTTGCAGAAAATGAAAGTCGGCTTGTGGAATCGGTTTACAACGAAATAAATGAAATGTAA